From the Pseudomonadota bacterium genome, one window contains:
- a CDS encoding ABC transporter substrate-binding protein: MWTTRLVLAAAVIALGTHVAQADKDDDTLRIAWGVDGVMVNADNYYGATRSGIWFTAMVWDTLIYRDPSTGAYLPSLATGWTWIDDTTLELTLRDDVTFHNGEPFDADDVVYTFNTVSAPDSGVKFQRIVSWIDNVEKIDPYTVRIHTTGPFPQALEFLSGPMPVYPNEYYAEVGPEGMSNEPVGTGPYRVVGMKPGEEYTLVRNDDYTWGSPKGTAQITNVVIREIPDVQTQVAELISGGIDVTADLTPDLVANLQGTPGVTAEMAETLRIFYLGMDASGRTETDPVKDPKVRQAISHAINRQAIVDNLMGGAPRIINTPCHPLQFGCDETVATVYDYDPEKAKALLAEAGYADGFTIDLYAEAPAHEAEAIMGDLAAVGIESNLHRLPWEAYRDAQLANKAPAWLTNWGSYSLADSAASVSIFFNGGEDDFAQDADVIEWLKSADTSTDPDERKDLYGKAIARITEQAYILPTFSGIRSYGWDSNLDFTPYADEIPRFYEYGWK, translated from the coding sequence ATGTGGACCACAAGACTGGTTCTGGCGGCGGCTGTCATCGCGCTCGGCACGCATGTCGCCCAAGCCGATAAGGATGACGACACCCTGCGCATTGCCTGGGGCGTCGACGGCGTCATGGTCAATGCCGACAACTACTATGGGGCGACGCGTTCCGGGATCTGGTTCACGGCCATGGTCTGGGACACCCTGATCTATCGTGACCCCAGTACGGGCGCATACCTGCCCAGCCTCGCCACCGGCTGGACCTGGATTGACGACACAACCCTGGAACTGACCCTGCGGGATGATGTCACCTTCCACAACGGCGAGCCGTTCGACGCCGACGATGTCGTCTATACCTTCAACACGGTTTCGGCGCCGGACAGTGGCGTGAAGTTCCAGCGTATCGTGAGCTGGATCGACAACGTGGAGAAGATCGATCCCTATACAGTACGCATCCACACGACCGGACCGTTCCCGCAGGCGCTTGAATTCCTGTCCGGACCGATGCCGGTTTACCCCAACGAGTACTATGCCGAGGTCGGCCCGGAAGGCATGTCCAACGAACCGGTTGGTACAGGGCCCTACCGTGTCGTCGGCATGAAGCCCGGCGAGGAGTACACGCTGGTTCGCAACGACGACTACACCTGGGGCAGCCCGAAAGGCACGGCGCAGATCACCAACGTCGTCATTCGCGAGATTCCCGACGTTCAGACCCAGGTCGCGGAACTGATCTCCGGCGGCATCGATGTCACCGCCGATCTGACGCCCGACCTCGTCGCCAATCTCCAGGGTACACCCGGTGTCACCGCGGAGATGGCCGAGACCCTGCGTATCTTCTATCTCGGCATGGATGCATCGGGGCGTACGGAAACCGACCCGGTCAAGGACCCGAAGGTGCGCCAAGCAATCAGCCACGCCATCAACCGGCAGGCCATCGTCGACAACCTGATGGGCGGCGCGCCGCGCATCATCAACACACCGTGCCACCCACTTCAGTTCGGTTGCGATGAAACCGTCGCCACGGTCTACGACTACGATCCAGAAAAGGCCAAAGCCCTGCTCGCCGAAGCCGGTTATGCCGACGGCTTCACCATCGACCTCTATGCCGAGGCACCGGCGCACGAAGCCGAGGCGATCATGGGCGATCTGGCAGCGGTTGGCATCGAGAGCAACCTGCACCGGCTGCCCTGGGAGGCCTATCGCGACGCCCAGCTGGCCAACAAGGCACCGGCCTGGCTGACGAACTGGGGGTCTTATTCGCTTGCCGATTCCGCCGCCAGCGTCAGCATCTTCTTTAACGGTGGCGAGGACGATTTTGCCCAGGATGCCGATGTCATCGAATGGCTTAAGTCGGCCGACACCAGCACCGATCCCGACGAACGCAAGGACCTCTACGGCAAGGCAATCGCCCGCATCACCGAGCAGGCCTATATCCTGCCGACGTTCAGCGGCATCCGCAGCTACGGCTGGGACAGCAATCTCGACTTCACGCCTTATGCGGACGAGATCCCACGCTTCTACGAGTACGGCTGGAAGTAG
- a CDS encoding membrane dipeptidase, with protein sequence MTSDSPLSPGALHRDALVCDTTLPWTQYGRSDLRAQTLPRMADNGVDFISLTLGSDAESMIEVIQSLARERRNFSRQPDRYVIVDGADDIVAAKGDKRLAISFNLQGTNALEGDLNMVEIFYELGVRHMLLAYNQRNRVGDGCHEPGNCGLSVFGRELVQEMNRVGMIVDCSHTGHQTSLDAIDVSDAPVIFSHSNPRALWDHDRNITDDLALACAATGGIVGVVGVGIFMGDNDAATSVVVRQIDYYAELIGTGHIALGLDFVYDVEEMQRYMANVKSPARGNYEQMTAFFQPEQLPELTEQLLARGYTESDVRGILGENFLRVARQVWR encoded by the coding sequence ATGACATCTGACAGCCCGCTCAGTCCCGGTGCGCTGCACCGCGACGCCCTGGTGTGCGACACGACCTTGCCGTGGACACAATACGGACGCTCGGACCTTCGCGCGCAGACGCTCCCGCGCATGGCCGATAACGGCGTTGACTTCATATCGCTCACGCTCGGGTCCGACGCTGAATCCATGATCGAGGTAATCCAGAGCCTCGCCCGCGAACGACGAAACTTCTCACGCCAACCCGACCGCTACGTCATCGTCGACGGCGCTGACGACATAGTGGCGGCAAAGGGAGACAAGCGGCTCGCCATCTCGTTCAACCTTCAAGGCACCAATGCGCTAGAGGGCGACCTCAACATGGTCGAGATCTTCTACGAGTTGGGTGTACGTCACATGCTGCTCGCCTATAACCAGCGCAACCGCGTGGGTGACGGCTGCCACGAGCCCGGCAACTGCGGCTTGAGCGTCTTCGGCCGCGAATTGGTGCAAGAGATGAACCGCGTCGGCATGATCGTCGATTGCAGCCATACCGGCCACCAGACGTCGCTGGATGCCATCGACGTGTCAGACGCGCCGGTGATCTTCTCGCACTCCAACCCACGCGCCCTATGGGATCACGACCGCAACATCACCGATGACCTGGCGCTCGCCTGCGCCGCCACCGGCGGCATTGTCGGCGTGGTCGGCGTCGGCATCTTCATGGGCGACAACGACGCGGCGACGTCAGTCGTGGTGCGTCAGATCGACTACTACGCCGAACTGATCGGGACCGGCCACATCGCCCTGGGCCTCGACTTTGTCTATGATGTCGAGGAGATGCAACGCTACATGGCGAACGTGAAATCCCCGGCCCGCGGCAACTACGAACAGATGACCGCCTTCTTCCAGCCGGAGCAACTGCCGGAACTGACCGAACAACTGCTCGCACGCGGCTACACCGAGAGCGACGTGCGCGGCATTCTGGGCGAGAATTTCCTGCGGGTCGCGCGTCAAGTCTGGCGCTGA
- a CDS encoding ABC transporter permease translates to MPLYVAKRLASAFLTLLFVSALTFSLAHLAGDPAVAVAGKEASAEDIARIRTYYGFDRPVIEQYFAWCAKAVVGDFGMSYHYQQPVSAMLATRLPITLWLGVASLVFALVLSLPLGVIAAIRRGSLVDRLCLFLAVVGQAMPTFWLALLMIVLFSLTLQWLPVSGNSSWQNFVMPTIALGYFATPAIMRLTRAGMIDALDSDYIRTAWAKGLRPFTVLFKHALRNVMIPIVSVSAVQLGTMLAGSIVVEQIFALQGIGWLGYDATVRSDLPVLQAITLVIAAFYVLLTLAADLVNAALDPRIRLT, encoded by the coding sequence ATGCCACTCTATGTTGCCAAGCGCCTGGCCAGTGCCTTTCTGACTCTCCTCTTCGTCTCGGCCCTCACCTTCTCCCTTGCCCACCTTGCCGGCGATCCCGCGGTTGCGGTGGCGGGCAAGGAGGCCTCGGCCGAGGACATCGCCCGTATCCGCACCTATTATGGTTTCGACCGTCCCGTGATCGAGCAGTACTTCGCGTGGTGCGCCAAGGCGGTCGTGGGCGATTTCGGCATGTCCTATCACTACCAGCAGCCGGTCTCGGCCATGCTGGCGACGCGCCTTCCCATTACGCTGTGGCTGGGCGTCGCATCGCTTGTCTTCGCTCTCGTGCTATCGCTGCCTCTGGGCGTCATCGCGGCCATCCGCCGCGGCTCTTTGGTCGACAGGTTGTGCCTGTTTCTGGCGGTTGTCGGCCAGGCCATGCCGACGTTTTGGCTGGCCTTGTTGATGATTGTGCTGTTTTCCCTGACTCTCCAATGGCTGCCGGTATCCGGCAACAGCAGCTGGCAGAACTTCGTCATGCCGACCATCGCGCTCGGCTACTTCGCGACGCCGGCCATTATGCGCCTGACCCGCGCAGGCATGATCGATGCGCTGGACTCCGACTACATCCGCACGGCGTGGGCCAAGGGCCTCAGGCCCTTCACCGTCCTCTTCAAACACGCCTTGCGCAACGTGATGATCCCGATCGTCTCGGTCTCAGCCGTGCAACTCGGCACCATGCTGGCGGGCTCGATCGTGGTCGAGCAGATCTTTGCGCTGCAAGGCATCGGCTGGCTGGGCTACGACGCGACCGTGCGTTCGGATCTGCCAGTGTTGCAAGCGATCACGCTGGTCATCGCCGCGTTCTATGTCCTGCTCACACTGGCCGCCGACCTCGTCAACGCGGCGCTTGATCCGCGCATCCGGCTGACGTGA
- a CDS encoding ABC transporter permease: MSEQTSMLDGTGGTVAARRFARRAARNGSALIGGAVLLAVLVIGLAAPLLAPHDPYAQDLSKRLLPPVFFTGYDPFHLLGTDGFGRDYLSRLIYGARIALLIGVSVMLISGVIGTALGLVAGYFGGRVDQVIMFVINTRLALPVFLVAMAVVVVLGASLWGTIITLGLFLWDRFAVVVRSAAQQIAGQDYVIAAKSVGCSHARIMLGEILPNLINAVVVVGTIEMANAILLEAALSFLGFGVQEPTPSWGLMLAQARQYLFFDPWLLYIPGAALFIVVLCINLFGDGLRDLMGMGDET, translated from the coding sequence ATGAGCGAGCAAACCAGCATGCTTGACGGGACCGGCGGCACAGTCGCCGCCCGACGCTTTGCCCGCCGCGCCGCACGCAATGGCAGTGCCCTTATCGGTGGTGCAGTGCTGCTGGCGGTTCTGGTGATCGGTCTCGCCGCACCGCTGCTCGCCCCGCACGATCCCTATGCGCAGGACCTTTCGAAGCGGCTGCTGCCGCCGGTGTTCTTTACTGGCTATGACCCATTCCATCTGCTCGGCACCGACGGTTTCGGCCGCGACTACCTGTCCCGGCTGATCTATGGCGCGCGCATCGCTCTTCTGATCGGCGTCTCGGTCATGCTGATTTCCGGCGTCATTGGCACCGCGTTGGGTTTGGTCGCAGGCTACTTCGGCGGCCGGGTTGATCAGGTCATCATGTTTGTCATCAATACACGCTTGGCCCTGCCCGTCTTTCTTGTCGCCATGGCCGTCGTCGTTGTCCTCGGCGCGTCGCTTTGGGGCACGATCATCACGCTCGGGCTATTTTTGTGGGACCGGTTCGCCGTCGTGGTCCGAAGCGCCGCCCAGCAGATTGCCGGCCAGGACTATGTCATCGCCGCCAAAAGCGTCGGCTGCTCCCACGCGCGCATCATGCTGGGCGAGATCCTGCCCAACCTGATCAATGCCGTGGTGGTCGTCGGCACAATCGAGATGGCGAACGCAATCCTTCTGGAGGCGGCGCTGTCGTTCCTGGGTTTCGGGGTTCAGGAACCGACACCGTCCTGGGGCCTCATGCTGGCCCAGGCGCGGCAGTATCTCTTCTTCGATCCCTGGCTGCTCTACATTCCCGGTGCCGCCCTCTTCATCGTCGTGCTGTGCATTAACCTGTTCGGCGACGGCTTGCGCGACCTGATGGGCATGGGGGACGAGACGTGA
- a CDS encoding ABC transporter ATP-binding protein: MSRLLEVQDLRVEIAMSSGTLHAVRGVDFSIDKGEVLCIVGESGCGKSLTSLALMGLLPNRAERHAKRLCFDGQDLTDANRAILGRLRGNRIAMIFQDPMTSLNPVYTIGNQLMEIYRRHRRGSRAVARARAIDLMTTVGIPAPERRLEQFPHQLSGGLRQRVMIAMALMCEPDLLIADEPTTALDVTIQNQVLALLKRLQRELGLAVVLITHDLGVVAHMADRVAVMYAGEIVEQATTEELFSRPCHPYTRGLMHCLPGQDGKGRLGTIPGMVPAMTGVFEGCAFADRCPHARAQCRGTPIAFASLSPTHAYRCVLPPHASDGHVAAAPS, encoded by the coding sequence GTGAGCCGTCTTCTGGAGGTTCAGGACCTGCGCGTCGAGATCGCGATGTCGTCGGGGACATTGCACGCGGTGCGTGGTGTCGACTTCTCCATCGACAAGGGGGAGGTGCTTTGTATCGTCGGCGAATCCGGATGCGGCAAGTCCCTCACGTCCCTGGCTCTCATGGGATTGTTGCCGAACCGTGCCGAGCGGCACGCAAAGCGGCTCTGCTTTGACGGCCAAGATCTGACCGACGCCAACCGCGCCATCCTCGGCAGGTTGCGTGGCAACCGCATCGCGATGATCTTTCAAGACCCCATGACATCGCTGAACCCGGTCTACACGATCGGCAACCAGTTGATGGAGATCTACCGCCGCCACCGTCGCGGCTCGCGCGCGGTCGCCCGGGCGCGCGCGATCGACCTGATGACGACGGTCGGCATTCCAGCGCCAGAGAGGCGCCTGGAGCAGTTTCCCCACCAGCTATCGGGCGGTTTGCGCCAACGGGTGATGATTGCCATGGCGTTGATGTGCGAACCGGACCTTCTAATCGCCGACGAACCGACCACGGCACTGGATGTCACGATCCAGAACCAGGTACTCGCCCTGCTCAAAAGGCTGCAGCGCGAGTTGGGCTTGGCAGTCGTTCTGATTACCCATGACCTCGGTGTCGTCGCCCACATGGCCGATCGAGTCGCCGTCATGTATGCCGGCGAGATCGTTGAGCAGGCGACGACAGAAGAGCTGTTCTCGCGGCCCTGTCATCCCTACACACGCGGCCTGATGCACTGCCTGCCCGGTCAAGACGGCAAAGGCCGATTGGGCACGATACCCGGTATGGTTCCCGCCATGACCGGCGTGTTTGAGGGCTGCGCCTTTGCCGATCGCTGTCCCCACGCGCGCGCCCAATGCCGCGGCACCCCGATTGCCTTCGCGTCACTGTCGCCGACACACGCTTACCGGTGTGTGCTTCCGCCACACGCTTCAGATGGTCACGTTGCGGCGGCGCCGTCATGA
- a CDS encoding oligopeptide/dipeptide ABC transporter ATP-binding protein: MSAVIEAQGLARHYRVSRGIRGADIAIHAVSDVSFSVERGQVLGLVGESGCGKSTLARLLLGLEAPSAGTVLIDGRAVTGMGRLERARKTQIVFQDPNASLNPRKSILSILTMPLHVHGIGDRRERERRAAEMLDHVGLPKRVLHNRPGSLSGGQRQRVAIARALIVQPEILICDEPTSALDVSVQAQILNLLQDLRDELGLTYILISHNLAVIEHMASRVAVMYLGRIVEENSAREIFARPRHPYTKALLDSVLTLDPTQDLKDVELGTDFPDPAALPTGCPFHPRCPEIVNPCQDQAPPQVRCGTGFVACHLYAPTSGDKKLDVTQSA, encoded by the coding sequence ATGAGCGCCGTGATCGAAGCCCAGGGTCTTGCCCGACACTACCGGGTCAGCCGGGGCATTCGCGGCGCCGACATCGCCATACACGCCGTCTCGGATGTCTCCTTTTCCGTGGAACGCGGCCAGGTGTTGGGCCTGGTCGGCGAGTCCGGTTGCGGCAAGTCGACCCTGGCTCGGCTGTTGCTGGGCCTCGAGGCGCCCAGCGCCGGCACAGTCCTGATCGACGGCCGGGCAGTCACCGGGATGGGCCGCCTGGAACGGGCGCGAAAAACCCAGATCGTGTTTCAGGATCCCAACGCATCGCTTAACCCGCGCAAGAGCATTCTGTCGATCCTGACCATGCCGCTCCATGTCCACGGTATCGGTGATCGACGTGAACGGGAGCGCCGCGCGGCAGAGATGCTGGATCACGTCGGCCTGCCGAAACGCGTTTTGCATAACCGGCCAGGCAGCCTTTCAGGCGGTCAGCGCCAGCGCGTCGCCATCGCCCGTGCGTTGATCGTGCAGCCTGAGATCTTGATCTGTGACGAACCGACATCGGCCCTGGATGTCTCGGTACAGGCCCAGATCCTGAATCTGCTTCAGGATCTGCGCGACGAGCTCGGCCTGACCTATATCCTGATCTCCCACAATCTCGCCGTCATCGAACACATGGCGTCACGCGTTGCGGTGATGTATCTCGGACGGATCGTGGAGGAGAACTCGGCGCGCGAAATCTTCGCTCGACCGCGCCATCCCTACACGAAAGCTCTGTTGGACTCGGTACTGACCCTCGATCCGACGCAAGATCTCAAAGACGTCGAACTCGGGACGGACTTTCCAGATCCCGCTGCCTTGCCCACCGGTTGCCCGTTCCATCCACGCTGTCCCGAGATCGTCAATCCATGCCAAGACCAGGCGCCGCCACAGGTACGCTGCGGCACAGGCTTTGTTGCGTGCCATCTCTATGCGCCAACAAGCGGCGACAAAAAACTGGATGTTACGCAGAGCGCCTGA
- a CDS encoding 2OG-Fe(II) oxygenase family protein → MDIDDLVSGDDRASVAYGIEATLMDSGYLMLSGSRLRCIRDALARWEGFTALPIETRQSFHHSVRDGEAAGGWSLMREHAVYTSHMRDAEMESREPKQEYGFSVETERTLWPDEQVLPGFAADVAAAAGLCDRVARSLLGALESVLDREPGFLRYEPGYVALKHYPGQPASEGGAHDAGLDEHSDAVVFTMLAQSRESLQIKRRDGSWFTVPADPGASLLVIPGDWMELFTNGRIPAVRHRVMDTEASRTSLAFFQNVAPMTVGPLDKFVDDANPPAYPSVSSDIDYVGGESGVPRWQTA, encoded by the coding sequence ATGGATATTGACGATCTTGTTTCGGGCGACGACCGCGCATCGGTCGCGTATGGTATCGAGGCAACGCTGATGGACAGCGGTTATCTCATGCTGAGCGGAAGCCGGTTGCGGTGCATTCGCGATGCCCTGGCCCGTTGGGAAGGATTCACGGCCCTGCCGATTGAAACGCGTCAGAGCTTTCACCACTCGGTTCGCGACGGCGAAGCGGCCGGCGGCTGGTCTCTCATGCGCGAGCACGCGGTTTACACAAGCCACATGCGTGATGCTGAGATGGAGAGCCGCGAACCCAAACAGGAGTACGGCTTCAGCGTCGAAACTGAACGAACGCTGTGGCCTGACGAGCAGGTTTTGCCCGGTTTCGCGGCTGACGTCGCGGCCGCGGCCGGCCTTTGCGATCGTGTTGCTCGTTCCTTGCTGGGTGCTCTCGAATCGGTGTTGGACCGAGAGCCCGGCTTCTTGCGCTACGAGCCCGGCTATGTCGCGCTGAAGCACTACCCGGGCCAGCCGGCCAGCGAGGGTGGCGCGCACGATGCCGGACTTGATGAGCACTCCGATGCCGTGGTTTTCACGATGCTGGCGCAAAGCAGGGAGTCCCTGCAGATCAAGCGCCGCGACGGAAGCTGGTTCACGGTACCGGCTGATCCCGGAGCGAGCCTGTTGGTAATCCCTGGTGACTGGATGGAACTTTTTACCAACGGCAGGATCCCGGCGGTCCGCCATCGTGTGATGGATACGGAGGCATCGCGCACCAGCCTTGCCTTCTTTCAGAACGTCGCGCCGATGACCGTCGGTCCGCTGGACAAGTTCGTCGACGACGCCAACCCGCCGGCCTATCCGTCGGTGTCGAGCGATATCGACTATGTCGGCGGCGAGAGCGGCGTGCCGCGATGGCAGACCGCGTAG
- a CDS encoding sensor histidine kinase, protein MLSVDVLLAVCLGYVALLFAIAFVVDRRTRRKPIAWLQSPVIYTLSISVYCTAWTFYGAVGSAARNGLEFVTIYLGPTLVFIGWWWLLRKLVRIGRANRVTSIADLISSRYGKSSGLAVLVTAIVVTATTPYIALQLQSLTRSYQVIDTNADGLTTAFWIAAGMALFTILFGTRNLDANERHHGVVAAIAFEAVIKLVALISVGLFVTYGVADGLSDVFANVDVEALGGDDIFGPRWVVLIFLSATAIICLPRQFQVTVVENIDESHLKTASWLFPLYLLGICIFIMPIALVGMKTMPDGANPDLYVLTIPLANQHYELTLLAFLGGFSAATSMVIVAMIAVSTMVSNHIVMPIFLRVIASDRAVSGDVRDLLLTSRRFSIVLVLALGYLYFWLSGGSGALAAIGLIAFVGVAQFLPSLIGGLFWRGATRVGAISGLLVGFAMWAYTLFLPSFEGQFLLNTSVLVDGPWGIEALRPHALFGLRGLDPLVHAVVWSVGLNALVFLVVSTLTHAGAVERLQAGQFVDVYRTGDDTPSSVATTSAGAEDLYILAQRILGADPARRLFNDLSRSQGMTGDLPRPTDAVIARLERELSGSIGAASAHAMIQRITGRQTVGMTELIDIADETQQLIVTSRQLAEKSEELERTAEELRSVNEKLRSLDAQKDDFVSQVSHELRTPMTSIRSFSEILMDADDISPEDRTRFVSIIHEESRRLTSLLDELLDMSRLETGAEDLPLAPVDVSDAVVTALDAVMGMTRKAGVVVDSDLDDNTPLVSANGDRLRQVLMNILSNAVKYNDAKNPRIHVRTGVADKTVWIDVIDNGGGVSREDAAVVFEKFARGSRATRDRGAGLGLPICRAIMRAMGGDVTVEFADDGTSFFRVRLVPSDEQVSVRQIAGD, encoded by the coding sequence ATGCTCTCCGTCGATGTCCTGCTGGCGGTGTGTCTGGGTTACGTGGCGCTGTTGTTCGCCATCGCCTTTGTGGTTGACCGGCGGACGCGCCGCAAACCGATCGCTTGGCTGCAGTCGCCGGTCATCTACACACTTTCCATTTCGGTCTATTGCACCGCATGGACCTTCTACGGCGCGGTCGGTTCAGCCGCCCGGAACGGCCTGGAATTCGTCACCATCTATCTAGGGCCGACATTGGTTTTCATCGGATGGTGGTGGCTGTTGCGCAAGCTGGTGCGGATCGGCCGGGCCAATCGGGTCACGTCGATCGCGGATCTTATCTCGTCGCGCTACGGCAAGAGCTCAGGCCTCGCCGTGCTTGTCACCGCCATCGTGGTAACCGCCACGACGCCCTATATCGCGTTGCAGCTTCAGTCCCTGACCCGCAGCTATCAGGTCATTGACACCAACGCTGACGGCTTGACCACCGCGTTCTGGATCGCCGCCGGTATGGCGCTCTTCACGATCCTGTTCGGCACCCGGAACCTTGACGCGAACGAACGCCATCACGGCGTCGTGGCGGCGATCGCGTTCGAGGCGGTCATCAAGCTGGTCGCGTTGATCTCGGTCGGGTTGTTCGTCACCTATGGTGTTGCCGACGGCCTGTCAGATGTCTTCGCCAATGTCGATGTGGAGGCCCTGGGCGGCGATGACATCTTCGGCCCGCGCTGGGTCGTGCTGATATTCTTATCGGCCACGGCCATCATCTGCCTGCCGCGCCAATTCCAGGTTACCGTGGTCGAGAACATCGACGAAAGCCACCTGAAGACGGCGTCCTGGCTCTTTCCGCTCTACCTGCTTGGCATCTGTATCTTCATCATGCCGATCGCGTTGGTCGGGATGAAGACGATGCCCGATGGGGCCAACCCCGACCTTTACGTGCTGACCATTCCATTGGCCAATCAGCACTATGAGCTGACGCTTCTTGCGTTCCTTGGCGGATTTTCGGCGGCGACATCCATGGTGATCGTCGCCATGATCGCCGTGTCGACGATGGTGTCCAACCACATCGTCATGCCGATTTTCCTTCGGGTGATCGCGTCCGATCGCGCCGTCAGCGGCGACGTTCGCGATCTGCTCTTGACCTCCAGGCGCTTCAGCATCGTCCTCGTGTTGGCGCTGGGTTACCTCTACTTCTGGCTCAGCGGCGGATCGGGTGCCCTGGCCGCAATCGGTCTGATCGCCTTTGTCGGCGTTGCGCAGTTCTTGCCCAGCCTGATCGGCGGTCTGTTCTGGCGTGGCGCGACCCGTGTCGGCGCCATCTCGGGACTTCTGGTCGGCTTTGCCATGTGGGCCTATACGCTGTTTCTGCCGAGCTTCGAGGGGCAGTTCCTGCTCAACACGTCGGTACTCGTCGACGGGCCGTGGGGCATAGAGGCGCTTCGCCCGCATGCGCTCTTCGGGCTGCGCGGACTTGACCCCCTGGTCCATGCGGTCGTCTGGAGTGTCGGACTGAACGCGCTGGTCTTCTTGGTTGTCTCGACCTTGACCCACGCTGGTGCGGTCGAGCGCCTGCAGGCCGGTCAGTTCGTCGATGTGTACCGGACGGGTGATGACACGCCGTCGAGCGTCGCCACCACGTCGGCGGGCGCCGAGGACCTGTACATTCTGGCGCAGAGGATTCTGGGCGCCGATCCTGCCCGGCGCCTGTTCAATGACCTCTCTCGATCGCAAGGGATGACCGGCGATCTGCCGCGTCCCACCGACGCCGTCATCGCCCGCCTGGAACGAGAGCTCTCCGGCTCCATCGGTGCCGCATCGGCACATGCCATGATACAGCGCATAACCGGCCGACAGACGGTCGGCATGACCGAACTGATCGACATTGCCGACGAGACGCAACAGTTGATCGTAACGTCGCGTCAGCTTGCCGAAAAGTCAGAGGAACTGGAGCGCACGGCCGAGGAGCTTCGCAGCGTTAATGAAAAGCTGCGTTCGCTTGATGCGCAAAAGGACGACTTTGTCAGCCAGGTAAGCCATGAGCTGCGCACACCAATGACATCGATACGCTCGTTTTCGGAAATCCTGATGGACGCCGACGACATCTCACCGGAGGACCGGACCCGGTTCGTTTCGATCATCCACGAAGAGAGCCGGCGATTGACGAGTCTTCTCGATGAGCTGCTGGACATGAGCCGCCTTGAAACGGGCGCTGAGGATCTGCCGCTTGCGCCGGTCGATGTATCGGATGCGGTCGTGACGGCGCTCGATGCCGTCATGGGCATGACCCGAAAGGCCGGTGTCGTCGTCGATAGTGATCTGGACGACAACACACCACTTGTCAGCGCTAACGGGGATCGTCTGCGCCAGGTGCTGATGAACATCCTGTCGAACGCCGTGAAGTACAACGACGCGAAAAATCCCAGGATCCACGTTCGAACGGGCGTCGCGGACAAGACTGTCTGGATAGACGTGATTGATAACGGGGGAGGCGTCTCGCGTGAGGACGCGGCCGTGGTGTTCGAGAAGTTCGCCCGTGGTAGCCGCGCCACCCGTGACCGGGGCGCCGGCTTGGGCCTGCCGATCTGCCGGGCGATCATGCGGGCGATGGGTGGCGACGTGACCGTGGAGTTCGCCGACGACGGCACAAGCTTCTTCCGGGTCAGATTGGTTCCCTCCGACGAGCAGGTGTCGGTCAGGCAGATCGCCGGCGACTAG
- a CDS encoding response regulator, producing MAKRVLLAEDEPNIVESLRFLLERAGFEVTVKTDGRQALDAALDDAPDLLILDVMLPELSGYEVLRHLRADRRAETLPVLMLTAKGQRSDRETALECGANLFMTKPFSNSEIVSAVKELTASGTG from the coding sequence ATGGCGAAACGCGTGTTACTGGCAGAGGACGAGCCGAATATCGTTGAGTCCTTGAGGTTTCTCTTGGAGCGGGCGGGCTTTGAGGTGACGGTGAAAACCGATGGTCGGCAAGCGCTTGATGCCGCACTCGACGATGCGCCAGACCTTCTCATTCTCGACGTCATGCTACCTGAACTCAGTGGTTACGAAGTCCTGCGCCACCTTCGTGCGGACCGCCGCGCCGAAACGCTGCCGGTATTGATGCTGACCGCCAAGGGGCAGCGTTCGGACCGCGAGACGGCATTGGAATGCGGCGCCAATCTCTTCATGACGAAGCCGTTCTCTAACTCAGAGATCGTCTCGGCCGTCAAGGAGCTTACTGCCAGCGGCACCGGTTGA